The genomic segment CGATCTTTTCCAGTGATGTCTTCTTGACTCATGTTTTAAAATCCTCCGGCTGCTTGGAGCACAGCTCGGCCAATTGGGGCTGCGACCTGACCACCAGTAGCACTGGTGCCAAATCCACCGCCGTCTTTCACCAACACCGCAACAGCAATGTCATTGTTGAATGCCACGTACCAAGTATGCGGCGCCGTGGAGTCATCGCCATGTTCTGCAGTACCAGTTTTAGATGCGATTTCTACACCCGCATAACCAGAGGTATTACGCTCTGATGCCTTCATCAGCTCAGTAAGCTGCTCTGCAATTTCCGGTTCGATTCCACCAGCTGATTTTGGTTTGTGGGCGCTTAATTCACGCAAATCTTGGCCAGTTACACGAGACACCAAATATGGTTCCATGCGTACACCGCCATTAGATACCGTGCCGGCCATGATGGCTGCTTGCAACACATTCATTTCGACATCGCGCTGACCAATGCTGGACTGTCCAAGAGCTGCATCATCAGGAATTTCACCCAAGCCGCCAGGAACATTATCCAAACCCAAGCTATAGGTTTGTCCCACACCGAAATCCTCGGCAGCAGAACGCATAGCATCCACACCGATATCGATACCAGTTTCCACGAACGCAGTATTACAAGATAGAGAGAAGGCTGTGAGCAGGGTAGTGGTGCCACCGCCTGCACAAGTTTGGCCACCATAGTTGGTCAAGGTGGTGTTGGTGCCAGGCAGCGTTACCTCTGATGCAGCAGTTACTGAGGAATCAGCTGAGTATCCATTTTCCAGTGCAGCAGCAGTGGTGATGATCTTGAAAATTGATCCAGGAGGAAGGGATTCCTGCGTGGCATGATTCAACAGCGGGGCGCCGTCAGTAGAGGTGTATTCACCCCATGCTTGTTCTGCCGTTGCTGGATCCACAATTTGATTGGGATCAAAGCTCGGTGAGGACGCCATAGCGAGCACTTCGCCGGTACTTGGGCGAAGTGCTACAACAGCACCTTCATAATCACTTTGCGCCAACTGCTGATAAGCAATTTCCTGCGCATTGGTATCCAATGTCAGCTCAATATTTGCTCCGTGAGTGGGCTTGCCAGAAATGACATCTAGCCACTGCGAGGTAAAGAGCGAAGAATCGCTGCCATTGAGCACAGAGTTAAATCCGGACTCCAGGCCTGCAGCACCATAAATATCTGATAGGTAGCCAACTACCGGGGCATATGCGCTTGGGCTCGCGACATAGGAACGCTGATAATAGCCCTGGCTATCTTGGGCGGACTCCGCCAATACTTGGCCGCCTGCAGAAATTTGACCACGTGGAGTGGACTTAGTTTCCAAGAAGCCACGGGCATTCAACGGGTTCTGAGCAAGTTCATCATCCCGGAACGCGTGAATCCACGTGAGGTTAGCAATGAGGATCAGAATAAGAATTAAAGAGAAGGCTGATGTGATTCGGATCGAGCGGTTCATGCAGCCACCTCCGCTGTTTGCTTAGACAAAATAGGTCGGCGCGCGCTATCAGAAATCCGCAAAATAATGGCGAGCAAAATGTAGTTAGCCATCAAAGAAGAACCACCCTGAGACATGAACGGAGTGGTCAAACCGGTCATCGGCATCAGCGCGGAAATGCCACCGACAACTACGAAAATCTGAATCATGATGGTCATGGACAAACCGGAGGCAACCAGTTTTCCATAGCTATCACGAGCCAACGTAGCGGTACGCATGCCACGGGTGACAAAGACACCAAACAAGACGATGATGGCCGCTAAACCAATGAGACCAAGCTCTTCACCAATGGCTGCCAAAATAAAGTCTGAGTGCACAACTGGGATCATGTTTGGATAGCCCTGACCGATACCGGTGCCAGTAATTCCACCCCAACTCATGCCGAAAAGACCCTGGGAAAGCTGGTAGCCAGTGGTGTCATAGTGAGCCACTGGATCAATGAAGTTCTGCACGCGTTCCTGAATTTTTCCAGATACTTGGTACACCGCAAAAGCACCCACAGCTACCAGTACAGCGCCGATGAGCAACCAGGAACCACGCCCCGTAGCCAAATAAACCATGGCCAACACGGTGGTAAACAGCAGCAAAGCAGGGCCGAAATCATTAGCGCCAGCCATGATCAAAATAGCCAAAGCCCACACGACCAGAATCGGGGCAAGGTCACGTAAACGTGGGAACTCAAGACCTAAGAAGCGGTAGCCAGCAACGGTAAAGAGTGCACGCTTGGTGGCAAGGAGCTGAGCGAAAAACAACAGCAACAAAATCTTAGAAAACTCACCAGGCTGGATAGAAAAAGGTCCAAGCCAAATCCAAATGCGGGCCTCTACGCCACCTGGCTGAGGCCACACCAACGGCAAAGCCAGCAACACAATGCCCACCACGCCGAGCAGATAGGAATACCGAGATAAGGATTTATAATCGCGCAGCAGCAACAACACAGCCACCATCAGGACAACACCGACAAGAGTCCACATCAATTGGCTGTTGACAGTGCTGTAGCCAGTGGCCTGATCAAGACGATAAATCATCACCAAACCAATGCCATTGAGCGCGGCCACCACAGGCAGCATGATTTGATCAGCAAAAGGCGCCACCCAAGCCATAGCTAAATGAGCCACGATGAACACACCGATGTAGCCACCAATGAGCATCAAAATATGGACACCCAAATCATTGCCCATGGCCAGCTCAAGGCTAATGAACATGATTGACACAACAGCTGTGGCAAGTATCAGCAGCCACATCTCAGTATTACGTGCCTTTAATCTTTCAAGCGTGCTCATGAGACCTCCCTGCAATTGACTCCGGGTTCATTTCTATCGCCACCGGTTGTCACTTCTTTATTCACACATACCGGCAATGCCTGAGCTGCCAGCCGTTGCATTTGTGCCTGGACCTCGTCATAAGA from the Corynebacterium crudilactis genome contains:
- a CDS encoding penicillin-binding transpeptidase domain-containing protein, with the translated sequence MNRSIRITSAFSLILILILIANLTWIHAFRDDELAQNPLNARGFLETKSTPRGQISAGGQVLAESAQDSQGYYQRSYVASPSAYAPVVGYLSDIYGAAGLESGFNSVLNGSDSSLFTSQWLDVISGKPTHGANIELTLDTNAQEIAYQQLAQSDYEGAVVALRPSTGEVLAMASSPSFDPNQIVDPATAEQAWGEYTSTDGAPLLNHATQESLPPGSIFKIITTAAALENGYSADSSVTAASEVTLPGTNTTLTNYGGQTCAGGGTTTLLTAFSLSCNTAFVETGIDIGVDAMRSAAEDFGVGQTYSLGLDNVPGGLGEIPDDAALGQSSIGQRDVEMNVLQAAIMAGTVSNGGVRMEPYLVSRVTGQDLRELSAHKPKSAGGIEPEIAEQLTELMKASERNTSGYAGVEIASKTGTAEHGDDSTAPHTWYVAFNNDIAVAVLVKDGGGFGTSATGGQVAAPIGRAVLQAAGGF
- a CDS encoding FtsW/RodA/SpoVE family cell cycle protein; protein product: MSTLERLKARNTEMWLLILATAVVSIMFISLELAMGNDLGVHILMLIGGYIGVFIVAHLAMAWVAPFADQIMLPVVAALNGIGLVMIYRLDQATGYSTVNSQLMWTLVGVVLMVAVLLLLRDYKSLSRYSYLLGVVGIVLLALPLVWPQPGGVEARIWIWLGPFSIQPGEFSKILLLLFFAQLLATKRALFTVAGYRFLGLEFPRLRDLAPILVVWALAILIMAGANDFGPALLLFTTVLAMVYLATGRGSWLLIGAVLVAVGAFAVYQVSGKIQERVQNFIDPVAHYDTTGYQLSQGLFGMSWGGITGTGIGQGYPNMIPVVHSDFILAAIGEELGLIGLAAIIVLFGVFVTRGMRTATLARDSYGKLVASGLSMTIMIQIFVVVGGISALMPMTGLTTPFMSQGGSSLMANYILLAIILRISDSARRPILSKQTAEVAA